Proteins encoded in a region of the Streptomyces liliiviolaceus genome:
- a CDS encoding substrate-binding domain-containing protein, which translates to MRRIPLSVVASTMVLSLAGCALLGKSEEGPKTRPTQVNEMTIGLLLPEKSSTRHDQFDYPIIKKTVASLTKDQGRTDYQNADQDPDVQAAQMQKMITEKVDVILLDAVDSHTIAPMVRKAKAADIPVIAYDRLAEGPVDLYVSFDNELAGEVQGRSLIDAMGRDTGTAANVVMVNGSLTDPSGQQVKKGALSEISNQAKIVKSYDTAGWNPDIAQTEMAEAINAIGKDNIDGVYSANDAMVAGIIRSFEAAGVTKLPPITGQDAELSAVQRIITGEQLMTVYKPYPDEAKVAATAAVLKVQGENIQFDALATDKVDSPTDKAIPTHLVRVDPLTRANIMDTVVADKIYTLEEICTAEYKSACAKIGLT; encoded by the coding sequence ATGCGTCGTATCCCCCTATCCGTGGTCGCTTCCACGATGGTCCTTTCGCTCGCCGGCTGCGCCCTTCTGGGCAAGTCCGAGGAAGGTCCGAAGACTAGACCGACACAAGTCAACGAGATGACGATCGGTCTGCTGCTGCCCGAGAAGAGCAGTACGCGCCACGATCAGTTCGACTACCCGATCATCAAGAAGACGGTCGCATCTCTCACCAAGGACCAGGGACGAACGGACTATCAGAATGCGGACCAGGACCCGGACGTGCAGGCCGCCCAGATGCAGAAGATGATCACTGAGAAAGTGGACGTCATCCTGCTGGACGCAGTCGACTCACACACGATCGCTCCAATGGTCAGAAAGGCGAAAGCTGCCGACATTCCGGTGATCGCCTACGACCGTCTAGCCGAGGGACCGGTCGATCTGTACGTCTCTTTCGACAACGAACTCGCCGGCGAGGTGCAGGGCCGCTCCCTGATAGACGCAATGGGCCGGGACACGGGCACTGCTGCCAACGTCGTGATGGTGAACGGCTCACTCACCGACCCGAGCGGCCAGCAGGTCAAGAAGGGTGCACTGTCGGAGATCTCCAACCAGGCGAAGATCGTGAAGTCCTATGACACAGCGGGCTGGAACCCGGACATCGCGCAAACCGAAATGGCCGAGGCCATCAACGCGATCGGCAAGGACAACATTGATGGCGTTTACTCTGCCAACGACGCCATGGTGGCAGGCATTATCAGGAGTTTCGAGGCCGCGGGCGTCACCAAACTACCGCCCATTACCGGTCAGGACGCCGAGCTCTCGGCAGTGCAGCGCATCATCACCGGTGAGCAGCTCATGACGGTCTATAAACCATATCCGGATGAGGCCAAGGTTGCCGCAACAGCAGCTGTTCTGAAGGTTCAGGGCGAGAATATTCAGTTCGACGCGCTGGCTACCGACAAGGTCGACAGTCCCACCGATAAGGCCATCCCGACGCACTTGGTGCGCGTGGATCCCCTGACTCGCGCAAACATCATGGACACTGTTGTCGCCGACAAAATTTACACTCTGGAAGAAATCTGTACCGCAGAGTACAAGTCTGCGTGCGCCAAGATCGGCCTGACGTAA
- a CDS encoding STAS domain-containing protein — translation MRLEGDLDAAGDVELLDLAVQSAERSGKRVVVDLSGVAYLGSEAFNTLLMPLQRGHALPWLVGPLPQQVEHLLTVTGTREHFRVFPTLPQAAEAARDSTPDRPPEH, via the coding sequence GTGCGGCTGGAAGGTGACCTGGATGCCGCCGGGGACGTGGAGCTGCTGGATCTGGCGGTGCAGTCGGCGGAGCGCTCCGGCAAGCGGGTCGTTGTGGATTTGTCCGGTGTGGCATACCTGGGTTCCGAGGCGTTCAACACCCTGCTGATGCCGCTGCAGCGGGGCCATGCTCTGCCCTGGCTGGTCGGCCCGCTGCCCCAGCAGGTGGAGCACTTGCTGACGGTGACGGGCACGCGGGAACACTTCCGGGTATTCCCCACGCTGCCGCAGGCGGCCGAGGCCGCACGCGACAGCACCCCGGACCGGCCACCGGAACACTGA
- a CDS encoding HNH endonuclease family protein: MFSKIAVTAAALLAFPLAAVPAAAHETRAELLPLTEAVQLLPAAAESRDGYQRTSFKHWVDADRDGCSTRAEVLIAESRVEPAIEAGCKVVGGEWYSYYDGVTLTAPGGLDIDHMVPLAEAWDSGASEWTAARREAYADDLDADRSLVAVTARTNRSKSDQDPADWQPPLADARCTYTADWVATKLRWQLTIDDRERAALTELAAGCGQESVDYQPAP, from the coding sequence ATGTTCTCGAAGATCGCAGTCACTGCTGCCGCCCTGCTGGCCTTCCCGCTCGCCGCTGTCCCCGCCGCCGCGCACGAAACGCGGGCGGAGTTGCTGCCGCTGACCGAAGCCGTCCAACTCCTGCCCGCCGCGGCCGAGTCCCGGGACGGCTACCAGCGCACGAGTTTCAAACACTGGGTCGACGCCGACCGCGACGGATGCAGCACCCGCGCCGAAGTGCTGATCGCAGAATCCCGGGTGGAGCCGGCCATCGAAGCGGGCTGCAAAGTCGTGGGAGGCGAGTGGTATTCCTACTACGACGGCGTCACCCTCACCGCGCCGGGCGGCCTGGACATCGACCACATGGTGCCGCTCGCCGAAGCCTGGGACTCCGGGGCCTCGGAATGGACGGCGGCCCGGCGGGAGGCGTACGCCGACGACCTGGACGCCGACCGCAGTCTGGTAGCCGTCACCGCCCGCACCAACCGCTCCAAGAGCGATCAGGACCCGGCCGACTGGCAGCCCCCGCTCGCCGACGCCCGCTGCACCTACACCGCCGACTGGGTCGCCACCAAACTCCGCTGGCAGCTGACCATCGACGACCGCGAACGAGCCGCCCTCACCGAACTCGCCGCCGGCTGCGGACAGGAGAGCGTCGACTACCAGCCCGCACCGTAG
- a CDS encoding STAS domain-containing protein, whose translation MVEVRGDPDLESLADQRLCLQGTAAAVPVLVLELSAVTFADSTCLNLLPLMRQAADRRLVGVPRPGRGSPTVCG comes from the coding sequence GTGGTGGAGGTCCGAGGTGATCCCGATCTTGAGTCGCTGGCGGATCAGCGCCTGTGTCTGCAGGGCACGGCGGCCGCCGTGCCTGTCCTGGTCCTGGAACTGAGCGCGGTCACGTTCGCCGACTCCACCTGCTTGAACCTTCTGCCGCTGATGCGCCAGGCCGCGGACCGGCGGCTGGTGGGCGTACCGCGGCCTGGCAGGGGTTCACCGACGGTGTGCGGATGA
- a CDS encoding GAF and ANTAR domain-containing protein has protein sequence MAAVPELPREERFAAVFAELSDTLVRDFDVVDFLHTLTERCVDLLDVAAAGVLLGMPHGQVVDAAASDDRTRALELSGLEWDEGPCRDCYYTQVPVCDVRLDTEAAGRRWPRFTPRARQLGYTSVVAAPLHWQGQVIGALNLFRDRRGALDGSQLRLAQALANIATLAVLQQRAVYEQTNPFTQTQDTLNTRVVVEQAKGCLAQHHGTGMDEALATMRVHALRHRLSLAGVARQILDGGPAGLAPQYPEH, from the coding sequence GTGGCTGCCGTGCCTGAACTGCCGCGCGAGGAACGGTTCGCTGCCGTGTTCGCCGAACTCTCCGACACCCTGGTGCGGGACTTCGACGTGGTCGACTTCCTGCACACGCTCACCGAGCGCTGTGTGGACCTGCTGGACGTGGCCGCGGCCGGAGTACTGCTGGGGATGCCGCACGGCCAGGTCGTGGACGCCGCCGCCTCCGACGACCGCACCCGTGCTCTGGAGCTGTCCGGTCTCGAATGGGACGAGGGCCCCTGCCGGGACTGCTATTACACCCAGGTCCCGGTCTGCGATGTCCGCCTGGACACCGAGGCCGCCGGCCGGCGCTGGCCCCGCTTCACGCCGCGCGCCCGGCAGCTGGGATACACCTCCGTGGTCGCCGCCCCGCTGCACTGGCAGGGCCAGGTCATCGGAGCTCTCAACCTCTTCCGTGACCGGCGCGGCGCACTCGACGGCAGCCAGCTGCGCCTGGCGCAGGCGTTGGCGAACATCGCCACCCTTGCCGTCCTCCAGCAACGCGCGGTGTACGAGCAGACAAATCCATTCACGCAGACACAGGACACTCTGAACACCAGGGTTGTCGTCGAGCAGGCCAAGGGCTGCCTTGCCCAGCATCATGGCACCGGCATGGACGAGGCGCTCGCGACCATGCGCGTCCACGCCCTCCGGCACAGGCTCAGCCTCGCCGGCGTCGCCCGCCAGATCCTGGACGGCGGTCCCGCGGGGCTCGCCCCGCAGTACCCCGAGCACTGA
- a CDS encoding STAS domain-containing protein, translating into MNPSHPVQPGRWSASSTSIDGIHVVTLRGELDYTARERAEKVLTLPVGDAPLRTVADLSGVTFMNSTGINALVSAHQAAAATDGWVRVAGAQAPVLRVMELVGLDTVIACYLTVDQALER; encoded by the coding sequence GTGAACCCGTCGCATCCAGTACAGCCCGGCCGATGGTCGGCCAGTTCCACCAGCATCGACGGCATCCACGTCGTCACCCTGCGCGGCGAACTGGACTACACCGCTCGTGAACGCGCCGAGAAAGTCCTCACCCTGCCCGTCGGGGACGCACCGTTGCGGACCGTGGCCGACCTGTCCGGCGTCACCTTCATGAACTCCACAGGCATCAACGCCCTCGTCAGCGCCCACCAGGCCGCCGCAGCGACCGACGGCTGGGTCCGCGTAGCGGGCGCCCAGGCCCCCGTGCTGCGCGTGATGGAATTGGTCGGCCTCGACACGGTCATCGCGTGCTACCTCACCGTGGACCAGGCCCTGGAACGCTGA
- a CDS encoding IS5 family transposase (programmed frameshift) — MTAALVERLAPDDLWELFQRVVPLAPERPQGGGHRCRGDREVLAAIIFVATSGCTWNQLPPGFGLSGVTAFRRFTVWSRARVWAKLHRLVLDELGARGGLDWSRCAIDSVSVRALKGLLTGPNPTDRGKSGSKIYLIVDRSGLPLSIGISAANLHDSQALIPLVRGIPPIRSRRGPRRRRPGKLRGDKGYDYRHLRHWLASRGIRHRLARRGIESSQRLGRHRWVVERTVSWLSGCRRLHRRYVRKPEHFLAFTAIASTLIRHRRIAN; from the exons ATGACTGCTGCGCTCGTCGAACGGTTGGCGCCGGACGATCTGTGGGAGTTATTCCAGCGAGTGGTCCCGCTGGCTCCGGAACGCCCGCAAGGCGGAGGGCACCGCTGTAGAGGGGACCGTGAGGTGCTGGCTGCGATCATTTTCGTGGCCACCTCGGGATGCACCTGGAACCAGTTGCCACCGGGCTTCGGGCTGTCGGGTGTTACTGCCTTTCGCCGGTTCACTGTGTGGAGCAGGGCTCGGGTGTGGGCCAAGCTCCACCGCTTGGTCCTGGACGAACTCGGTGCTCGGGGTGGGCTGGACTGGTCGCGGTGCGCGATCGACTCCGTCAGCGTCCGGGCCCTCAAA GGGCTGTTGACGGGACCGAATCCGACCGACCGCGGCAAGAGCGGATCGAAAATCTACCTCATCGTTGACCGCAGTGGCCTGCCGCTGTCCATCGGCATTTCTGCCGCGAACCTCCACGACAGCCAGGCCCTCATCCCGTTGGTTCGCGGCATCCCGCCCATCCGCTCGCGTCGCGGTCCCCGACGCCGACGGCCCGGAAAACTGCGCGGTGACAAGGGCTACGACTACCGCCACCTGCGGCACTGGCTGGCCTCCCGAGGTATCCGGCACCGCCTTGCCCGAAGGGGCATCGAGTCATCCCAACGACTCGGCCGGCACCGCTGGGTCGTGGAGCGAACTGTGTCCTGGCTGTCTGGCTGCCGACGCCTCCATCGCCGCTACGTGCGCAAGCCGGAACACTTCCTTGCGTTCACCGCCATCGCCTCGACCCTCATACGCCACCGCAGGATCGCCAACTGA
- a CDS encoding STAS domain-containing protein gives MPVPVSGVERSCDVGAWAVLALSGEIDLGAVPRVREVVGELVAEGRVHLVWDLREVSFMDSAGLGVLVAAVRSAEARQGEVRLAGVGPQVSRLLELTGLDAVIGVYADVPSAAGPAAG, from the coding sequence GTGCCGGTTCCGGTGTCGGGCGTGGAGCGGTCCTGCGATGTGGGGGCGTGGGCGGTGCTGGCTCTGTCCGGTGAGATCGACCTGGGTGCGGTGCCGCGGGTGCGTGAGGTGGTCGGCGAGCTGGTCGCGGAGGGCCGGGTGCATCTGGTGTGGGACCTGCGCGAGGTGAGCTTCATGGACTCCGCGGGACTGGGGGTGCTGGTGGCTGCGGTCCGGTCGGCGGAAGCCCGTCAGGGCGAGGTGCGCCTGGCCGGAGTGGGCCCGCAGGTGTCCCGACTGCTGGAACTGACCGGTTTGGACGCCGTCATCGGGGTCTACGCGGACGTGCCGTCCGCGGCGGGCCCGGCAGCCGGATGA
- a CDS encoding STAS domain-containing protein, translating to MAGKDVSERLIGLLSVRGEDLGAEWAQRVTGSLGGRVSRAEVERELQEIYTALVAALGAGSVDGHDEAFGEVRALLTELSRNRALQGFTPTETAVSVFSLKEVLQPALTGKDADVQAYLQFTALLDTLGLFTIEGYTRTREELIAAQAEQLLELSTPVVKLWDGVIGVPLVGTLDSARTMVVMEKMLQALIDTGSEQAIIDITGVPTVDTEVAQHLLKTVVAARLMGAECTISGIRPQIAQTIVALGIEFGDIVTKATLADALRHALRRSGVAVSRTAPQAGAR from the coding sequence GTGGCTGGCAAGGATGTTTCGGAGCGTTTGATCGGTCTGCTGTCGGTCCGGGGTGAGGATCTGGGCGCGGAGTGGGCGCAGAGGGTGACCGGCTCGCTGGGCGGGCGGGTCAGCCGTGCCGAGGTCGAGCGTGAACTGCAGGAGATCTACACGGCGCTGGTGGCCGCGCTCGGCGCGGGCAGCGTGGACGGGCATGATGAGGCGTTCGGTGAGGTGCGTGCGCTGCTGACCGAACTGTCGCGCAACCGGGCGTTGCAGGGCTTCACCCCGACGGAGACCGCGGTGAGCGTGTTCTCCCTCAAGGAGGTCCTGCAGCCGGCGCTGACCGGCAAGGACGCTGACGTGCAGGCGTATCTGCAGTTCACCGCCCTGCTGGACACGCTCGGTCTGTTCACCATCGAGGGATACACCCGTACCCGTGAGGAGCTGATTGCGGCGCAGGCCGAGCAGTTGCTGGAGCTGTCCACTCCGGTCGTGAAGCTGTGGGACGGGGTGATCGGTGTCCCGCTGGTCGGCACGCTGGACTCGGCGCGCACCATGGTGGTGATGGAGAAGATGCTCCAGGCGCTCATCGACACCGGCTCCGAGCAGGCCATCATCGACATCACCGGTGTGCCCACGGTGGACACCGAGGTGGCCCAGCACCTGCTGAAGACCGTGGTGGCGGCCCGCCTGATGGGAGCGGAGTGCACGATTTCCGGCATCCGGCCGCAGATCGCGCAGACCATCGTGGCTCTCGGCATCGAATTCGGTGACATCGTCACCAAAGCCACGCTCGCCGATGCCCTGCGCCACGCGCTGCGCCGCTCCGGTGTCGCCGTGTCCCGCACAGCGCCGCAGGCCGGTGCCCGGTGA
- a CDS encoding sugar ABC transporter substrate-binding protein — protein MRKMAYRSLMGAYVAMVTSVATGCGTTPSDSSASAGSENASEKLSITAVYGLSSDPFWTTLGCGAKNEAARLGVAYKEYTSANSEASSYAQKFSLARQSKPDGMIVNPSDPNQFTNQYETLMSDGVPVVTINSAAPATQYKVVGTDTEDLDFLSDLAELVPSGSGSMAIVNGVAGLEPVDSRLDPVVSAIKEANPNLRTLAPKYTGYDVAKATSAVSSLLADHTDLKVIVAADGPDGTATAAAVQQAGKSGRVTVIALDATPTEVLALNAGTITALVAQSPVQIGEQQVKAVVNYLRKGRGGAVPASSDKIGVTQKVLTADNIDESADWVYKSGC, from the coding sequence ATGAGAAAGATGGCGTATCGATCACTGATGGGGGCCTACGTCGCTATGGTGACTTCGGTAGCCACCGGTTGCGGCACCACGCCTAGCGACTCATCGGCGTCCGCCGGCTCCGAGAACGCCAGCGAGAAGCTCTCGATCACGGCCGTGTACGGATTGTCCAGCGACCCGTTCTGGACGACGCTGGGCTGCGGAGCGAAGAACGAGGCGGCCCGGCTCGGCGTGGCTTACAAGGAGTACACCTCCGCGAACAGCGAAGCCTCCTCGTACGCACAGAAGTTCTCTTTGGCTCGACAGTCGAAGCCCGACGGCATGATCGTCAACCCGAGCGACCCGAACCAGTTCACGAACCAGTACGAGACGCTCATGAGCGATGGGGTTCCGGTCGTGACGATCAACTCCGCTGCCCCCGCCACACAGTACAAAGTCGTGGGCACCGACACCGAGGACCTGGACTTCCTGTCCGATCTGGCCGAGCTCGTTCCGAGCGGTTCAGGTTCGATGGCGATCGTTAACGGTGTCGCCGGACTCGAACCAGTCGACTCACGCCTGGACCCGGTTGTCAGCGCCATCAAAGAAGCGAACCCGAATCTCAGGACCCTGGCACCTAAGTACACCGGTTACGACGTCGCGAAGGCCACTTCCGCAGTTTCCTCACTGCTGGCCGACCATACGGACCTCAAGGTGATCGTTGCCGCCGATGGTCCCGATGGGACAGCCACCGCAGCCGCCGTCCAGCAGGCGGGCAAATCCGGAAGGGTGACGGTGATCGCCCTGGATGCAACGCCGACCGAGGTGCTGGCGCTCAACGCGGGCACCATCACCGCGCTGGTGGCGCAATCCCCGGTGCAGATCGGTGAACAGCAGGTCAAAGCTGTAGTGAACTACCTACGCAAGGGCAGGGGCGGCGCCGTACCTGCGTCCTCCGACAAAATCGGCGTCACGCAAAAGGTACTGACTGCGGACAACATCGACGAATCAGCCGACTGGGTCTACAAGAGTGGTTGCTGA
- a CDS encoding SpoIIE family protein phosphatase, translated as MDSFPEQDVRAVPLEGAALMSVLFEAAGSGVYAVDAQGMVIACNPWAERLLGYEPGTLLGVNAHTTLNPTPGNTAGVREQRPVLQDVAQGKLISGDRAVLLRADGRPLPVWWSAAPLPPEAGHGPGAVVVFHDTSAQRERSDRRADRYAHSETMREQAEYDLAEITWLGELTLAMVSTLDADRVLNRLVRQLVPRFADTALIDLTSGSTMHRAAGEHHLPGVLPAATASMAVPEHPAHQAALQRIRDGAGLQHLPEPAPGTGADLLHLVEAADVLVVPLRIRATTLGALTLIRTTDSPPFNETDRIVAEEVARRTALGLENTHLHAAQADIAVTLQRALLTDLPAVPGLELAAHYQPAQLAAEVGGDWYDAFPLPDGDTALVIGDVTGHDIKAASRMSELRNMLRALAVDRPEENPGQILQRLDTAQAHLHLADSATVILARLHPHPDGTWELSWSVAGHPPPLLLAAGTTSTYLTGPHAMLLGLRPAMQRPTARITLPPAATLVLYTDGLVESRTQNLDTGMTRLRQHLDTHQNLPLPRLCAHLAQELGDTRDDITLIAVRTPVP; from the coding sequence GTGGATTCCTTTCCCGAACAGGACGTCCGAGCTGTCCCGCTGGAGGGCGCGGCGCTGATGTCCGTTCTCTTCGAGGCAGCCGGGTCGGGCGTGTACGCCGTCGACGCCCAGGGCATGGTGATCGCCTGCAACCCGTGGGCGGAACGCCTCCTGGGCTACGAACCCGGAACGCTCCTCGGGGTGAACGCGCACACCACGCTCAACCCCACGCCCGGCAACACCGCAGGCGTGCGGGAGCAGCGGCCGGTCCTGCAGGATGTGGCCCAGGGCAAACTCATCAGCGGTGACCGGGCGGTACTGCTGCGTGCGGACGGCCGCCCGCTGCCGGTGTGGTGGTCCGCGGCGCCGTTGCCCCCCGAGGCCGGCCACGGCCCGGGCGCGGTGGTCGTCTTCCACGACACGTCCGCACAGCGCGAGCGTTCCGACCGGCGGGCGGACCGGTACGCGCACAGCGAGACGATGCGCGAGCAGGCCGAGTACGACCTGGCCGAGATCACCTGGCTCGGTGAGCTGACCCTCGCCATGGTCAGCACCCTGGACGCCGACCGGGTCCTGAACCGGCTGGTGCGCCAGCTGGTGCCCCGCTTCGCCGACACCGCACTGATCGACCTCACCAGCGGCTCGACGATGCACCGGGCAGCCGGGGAGCACCACCTTCCCGGCGTGCTACCCGCCGCTACCGCGAGCATGGCAGTGCCGGAGCATCCAGCCCACCAGGCGGCCCTGCAACGCATCAGGGACGGGGCAGGTCTGCAGCATCTGCCCGAACCGGCTCCGGGCACGGGAGCGGACCTGCTGCATCTCGTCGAGGCCGCCGACGTCCTCGTCGTGCCGCTGCGTATCCGCGCCACGACCCTGGGGGCCCTCACCCTCATCCGCACCACGGACAGCCCGCCGTTCAACGAGACCGACCGCATCGTCGCCGAGGAGGTCGCCCGCCGCACCGCGCTCGGGCTGGAGAACACCCACCTGCACGCCGCCCAGGCCGACATCGCCGTCACCCTCCAGCGCGCCCTGCTCACCGACCTGCCCGCCGTCCCCGGCCTGGAACTGGCCGCGCACTACCAGCCCGCCCAGCTGGCGGCCGAGGTGGGCGGCGACTGGTACGACGCCTTCCCCCTGCCCGACGGCGACACCGCCCTGGTCATCGGCGACGTCACCGGCCACGACATCAAAGCCGCCTCCCGCATGAGCGAACTGCGCAACATGCTGCGCGCCCTGGCCGTCGACCGCCCCGAGGAAAACCCCGGACAGATCCTCCAGCGCCTCGACACCGCCCAGGCCCACCTGCACCTGGCCGACTCCGCCACCGTCATCCTCGCCCGCCTCCACCCCCACCCCGACGGCACCTGGGAACTGTCCTGGTCCGTGGCCGGCCACCCACCACCCCTGCTCCTCGCCGCCGGCACCACCAGCACCTACCTCACCGGCCCCCACGCCATGCTCCTGGGACTGAGACCGGCCATGCAACGCCCCACCGCCCGCATCACCCTGCCCCCCGCGGCCACCCTCGTCCTCTACACCGACGGCCTCGTCGAATCCCGCACCCAGAACCTCGACACCGGCATGACCCGCCTGCGCCAGCACCTCGACACCCACCAGAACCTGCCCCTGCCACGCCTGTGCGCCCATCTCGCGCAGGAACTGGGCGACACCCGCGACGACATCACCCTCATCGCCGTCCGCACCCCCGTCCCCTGA
- a CDS encoding ANTAR domain-containing response regulator: protein MSPFSRPGPRRGTTEQQRPASHDQASRSCPSHTSGRPPTGPVEALREEVAQLRIAMERRPVIDMARGILMARCSCTEDDAWELLVDVSQHSNTKLHDIAEAVLATVHGGPLPAPLQDHLAAAVTRLRTR from the coding sequence ATGAGCCCGTTCTCCCGTCCCGGACCCCGGCGTGGCACTACCGAACAACAGCGTCCGGCGTCACACGACCAGGCGTCCCGCTCCTGCCCCTCCCACACCTCCGGCCGGCCTCCTACTGGGCCGGTAGAAGCGCTGCGGGAGGAGGTCGCGCAGCTGCGCATCGCGATGGAGCGGCGGCCAGTCATCGACATGGCCCGCGGCATCCTCATGGCCCGGTGCTCCTGTACCGAAGACGACGCCTGGGAGCTCCTGGTGGACGTGTCGCAGCACTCCAACACCAAGCTGCACGACATCGCCGAAGCCGTCCTCGCCACCGTCCACGGCGGGCCGCTGCCCGCACCCCTGCAGGACCATCTGGCCGCCGCCGTCACCCGGCTGCGCACACGCTGA
- a CDS encoding IS5 family transposase (programmed frameshift), translated as MGRGTWSWIVPDGLWEIAEPLIPPSRVRPQGGGTPDTPDETLFAAIIYVLVSGCALRALPPCFGISKSTAHRRFLIWSRAGVWGRLHQAVLHRLDDAGLVDVTRVVLDTAHVRAKKGGEHIGPSPVDRRKPGIKMHVLSDANGLPLVVGISAGNVHDSEGLKPMITGHQTQHDPYRGRYFKAQRLHADTAYDIPHLRRWLWGKHIGVRIARKGIESSERLGRRRWVIERTLSWLSGYHRLSPRYERNPRNYLAFLGLAATLCCYKRLVRLTT; from the exons ATGGGGCGGGGTACTTGGAGTTGGATCGTTCCGGATGGGTTGTGGGAGATCGCGGAGCCGCTGATCCCACCTTCGAGGGTGCGTCCGCAGGGTGGCGGGACGCCGGACACGCCTGATGAGACGCTGTTTGCGGCCATCATCTATGTGTTGGTCAGTGGTTGCGCCT TGCGGGCCTTGCCGCCGTGCTTCGGTATATCGAAGTCCACCGCGCACCGCCGGTTCCTGATCTGGTCCAGAGCCGGTGTCTGGGGCCGGCTGCACCAGGCCGTGCTGCACCGGCTCGACGACGCCGGCCTCGTCGACGTCACCCGCGTTGTCCTCGACACTGCCCACGTCCGGGCGAAAAAAGGGGGCGAACACATAGGTCCGAGCCCCGTGGACCGGCGCAAGCCGGGTATCAAGATGCACGTCCTGTCGGACGCGAACGGGCTGCCCCTCGTCGTCGGGATCTCGGCCGGCAACGTCCACGACAGCGAGGGCCTGAAGCCCATGATCACGGGTCACCAAACGCAACACGACCCCTACCGCGGCCGGTACTTCAAGGCACAGCGGCTGCATGCGGACACGGCGTACGACATACCCCACCTGCGCAGATGGCTGTGGGGAAAACACATCGGCGTGCGCATCGCCCGGAAAGGAATCGAGTCCAGCGAACGATTAGGACGCCGCCGCTGGGTCATCGAGCGCACCCTGTCCTGGCTGTCCGGCTACCACCGCCTCAGCCCCCGCTACGAGCGCAACCCCCGCAACTACCTGGCATTCCTCGGACTCGCCGCCACCCTGTGCTGCTACAAACGACTCGTCCGCCTCACCACGTAG